A section of the Paramisgurnus dabryanus chromosome 4, PD_genome_1.1, whole genome shotgun sequence genome encodes:
- the LOC135750702 gene encoding uncharacterized protein, producing the protein MMRDEMCCKSVGTDLSMLDIDDFITEISQLKKEVALLETKLRLRGDEGLKREDSELSLTLLCYTESKPTDAQDTTVCDSNQGLQDEESTDQTSTESLDSVWNAGEQQQILQTKLKMCSVKLIDCRNLVMKIKTETTEIKTEPTPDEYEDNHNDAYNFILSDVRSELCLDGEITSSTLSCITGGETLSSQRHLERKRTEHEHHLKKHTNERPDQSSECGKTFGDSLSLKSHQTLHTEEKVEKPFQCSHCDKRFVHKSHLIVHERIHTGEKPHHCTVCGKSFKQKADLLKHQRIHTGEKPYKCSQCGKSFTDLSSFRVHQRVHTGEKPHHGNVCGMSFRQKGNLLKHHRTPTGEKPHKCSWCEKSFTRSGHLKIHERVHTGEKPHHCSACGKSFNQLVNLVSHQRIHTGEKPYKCSQCGKTFAQSGPLKVHKRVHTKEKPYVCSQCGKSFTDLSSFRVHQRVHTGEKPHHGNVCGRSFRQKGNLLKHHRTPTGEKPHKCSWCEKSFTRSGHLKIHERVHTGEKPHHCSACGKSFNQLVNLVSHQRIHTGEKPYKCSHCEKTFTQSSQLKIHERVHTGEKPYVCLICGERFTNPSYFSVHQKVHTGEKPHHCNVCEKSFAQLVRLVKHQRTHTGEKPYKCSHCEKSFAQSGYLKIHERIHTGEKPYACSQCGKSFSDPSQVRVHQRVHTGEKPHHCDVCGKSFNQRVNLLTHQRIHTGEKPYKCSQCEMTFSQLASLKNHQRLHTGEKPYVCSICGERFARSGSLQSHQKKHTEEQTTLKSS; encoded by the exons atgatgagagatgagatgtgttgtaaatcagtaggaactgatctgtccatgctggatattgatgatttcatcacagaaatctctcagctgaagaaagaggtggcgttactggagacaaagctgaggttaagaggagatgaaggactgaagagagag GACTCCGAGCTCAGTCTGACTTTACTCTGTTATACTGAGTCTAAGCCCACAGACGCTcaggacactacagtgtgtgacagtaatcagggcttacaggatgaggaatctactgatcaaacctccacagagtctctggattctgtctggaacgctggagaacagcagcagatcctgcagaccaaactcaagatgtgttcagtcaaacTCATCGACTGCAGGAACCTCGTGATGAAGATCAAAACTGAAactacagaaataaaaactgaacccacaCCTGATGAATATGAAGACAATCACAATGATGCTTATAATTTTATTCTGTCAG atgtgaggAGTGAATTATGTTTGGATGGAGAAATAACGTCCTCGACTCTTTCATGCATCACTGGTGGAGAGACATTGAGCTCACAGAGACATTTAGAGAGAAAACGCACAGAACATGAACATCATCTGAAGAAACACACCAATGAGAGACCTGATCAGAGCAGTGAATGTGGAAAAACCTTCGGGGATTCACTCTCTCTAAAGTCTCATCAAACACTACACACTGAAGAGAAAGTTGAGAAACCCTTTCAATGTTCACATTGTGATAAACGTTTCGTTCATAAATCTCATCTGATAGTCCATGAgaggattcacactggagagaaacctcatcactgtactgtttgtgggaagagttttaagCAAAAGGCTGACTTACTAAAGCaccagagaattcatacaggtgaaaaaccttacaaatgctctcaatgtggaaagagtttcactgATTTAAGTTCATTTAGggttcatcagagagttcatacaggGGAGAAACCTCATCATGGTAATGTCTGTGGAATGAGTTTTAGACAAAAGGGTAACTTACTTAAGCACCACAGAACTcctacaggtgaaaaacctcaCAAATGCTCTTGGTGTGAGAAGTCGTTTACTCGATCAGGTCACTTAAAAATCCACgaaagagttcacactggagagaaacctcatcactgtagtgcttgtgggaagagttttaatcAACTTGTCAATTTAGTTTCACAtcagagaattcatacaggtgaaaaaccttacaaatgctctcaatGTGGGAAGACGTTTGCTCAATCAGGTCCATTAAAAGTCCACAAGAGAGTTCACACTAAAGAGAAACCGTACGTCTGCTCTCAATGTGGGAAGAGTTTCACTGATTTAAGTTCATTTAGggttcatcagagagttcatacaggGGAGAAACCTCATCATGGTAATGTCTGTGGAAGGAGTTTTAGACAAAAGGGTAACTTACTTAAGCACCACAGAACTcctacaggtgaaaaacctcaCAAATGCTCTTGGTGTGAGAAGTCGTTTACTCGATCAGGTCACTTAAAAATCCACgaaagagttcacactggagagaaacctcatcactgtagtgcttgtgggaagagttttaatcAACTTGTCAATTTAGTTTCACAtcagagaattcatacaggtgaaaaaccttacaaatgctctcattgTGAAAAGACTTTTACTCAGTCAAGTCAATTAAAAATCcatgagagagttcacactggagagaaaccttacgtctgcttgatctgtggagagagattcACTAATCCATCTTATTTCAGTGTTCATCAgaaagttcacactggagagaaacctcatcactgtaatgtttgtgAAAAGAGTTTTGCTCAGCTTGTACGTTTAGTGAAACAtcagagaactcatacaggtgaaaaaccttacaaatgctctcattgTGAGAAGTCGTTTGCTCAGTCAGGTTACTTAAAAATCcatgagagaattcacactggagagaaaccttacgcctgctctcaatgtggaaagagcttctctGATCCATCTCAGGTCCGagttcatcagagagttcacactggagagaaacctcatcactgtgatgtttgtgggaagagttttaatcAGCGTGTCAATTTATTGACACaccagagaattcatacaggtgaaaaaccttacaaatgctctcagtgtgagatGACGTTTTCTCAGTTAGCTTCCTTAAAAAACCATCAGAGACTTCACacaggagagaaaccttacgtctgctcgatctgtggagagagatttGCTCGTTCTGGAAGTCTTCAGAGTCATCAGAAGAAACATACTGAAGAACAAACTACACTGAAATCATCATAG